A DNA window from Trichosurus vulpecula isolate mTriVul1 chromosome 2, mTriVul1.pri, whole genome shotgun sequence contains the following coding sequences:
- the CCDC70 gene encoding LOW QUALITY PROTEIN: coiled-coil domain-containing protein 70 (The sequence of the model RefSeq protein was modified relative to this genomic sequence to represent the inferred CDS: inserted 2 bases in 2 codons; deleted 3 bases in 2 codons; substituted 1 base at 1 genomic stop codon), translating to MGFGCFPVAALPPSYHTPEEIIHKLQEEKKTFRXEMKAFREKIEASGADVGFGQRFEASRGESWGFWEEDQTFWEEEGKTFWREEKAFWEMEKSFREEKKPSGEKYRAFWREDKAFWKEDSALWEKERNSFQEDKSXWEEEKALWVEERSLAGGGEKLWGRXKNPFGKEENALWEEKAFWVEGGGPVGEEPIAPEDGAFNANGGPTSPSHSRGRA from the exons ATGGGGTTTGGATGCTTTCCGGTcgctgctctccctccctcctaccatACGCCAGAAGAAATAATCCACAAGCTGCAGGAGGAGAAAAAAACCTTTC GCGAGATGAAGGCTTTCCGTGAAAAGATCGAGGCCTCAGGAGCAGATGTGGGGTTCGGGCAAAGATTCGAGGCTTCCAGAGGCGAATCTTGGGGCTTCTGGGAAGAGGACCAAACC TtttgggaggaagagggaaaaacctTCTGGAGGGAGGAAAAAGCTTTCTGGGAAATGGAAAAATCCTTCCGAGAAGAGAAAAAGCCTTCTGGAGAAAAATACCGTGCCTTCTGGAGGGAGGATAAAGCCTTCTGGAAAGAGGACAGTGCTTTGTGGGAGAAG GAACGGAACAGTTTCCAGGAGGACAAGt ggtgggaggaagagaaggcactATGGGTAGAGGAAAGGAGCCTTGCTGGAGGAGGAGAAAAGCTCTGGGGAAGATAAAAAAATCCCTTTGGGAAAGAGGAAAATGCCCTGTGGGAGGAAAAAGCATTCTGGGTGGAGGGTGGTGGCCCTGTAGGAGAGGAACCAATAGCCCCTGAAGATGGGGCCTTCAATGCTAATGGAGGCCCAACCTCACCGAGCCATTCTAGAGGCAGAGCCTGA